A portion of the Blautia hansenii DSM 20583 genome contains these proteins:
- a CDS encoding peptide ABC transporter substrate-binding protein — protein MKKRVLAMLLASAMVAGSLAGCGGSSDKPEASTEDGKETAEEGSAAPEWEAYDELIANIKKETDLVKREAMMHEAEDMLMDTWAVVPLYYYNDVYMQSTDVEGIYSNLFGFKYFGFATAPNNELSLQVASEPNKLDPALNSAVDGACLALLSFAGLYKYDETGALVPDLAESHEMSEDGLTYTFTMKDGLKWSDGEALDATDVAYSWNRLVDPNTGADYSYLADGIAKKEDGTLDIAASEDGKTFTVKLAAPCAYFLDLCAFPAFYPVPQQNVESAEGAADNPGAWCLESGFVTSGPFTLKEWKHNESMTYEPNPNYYDAGKVSLKKINFMLSADDTAVFNAFKDGSLQFSDTIPTDEMKNVVNTPEFHKIATLGTYYSGFNVQSELFAGKTAQQAADMRHAFSLLIDRQYIVDTIAQADQTVANTFIPEGMLDGQGSEFRANDDAYTYPDAENVGYYDPEKTEANVEEARKLLEGAGYKFDDAGMLSPETPINITYLTNDSEGNVKIGEAMQQDFNEIGINMTVETREWSTFLEERKAGKFDFAREGWLADYNDPINMLEMWETKSGNNDMQFGR, from the coding sequence ATGAAAAAACGTGTTTTAGCAATGCTTCTTGCTTCTGCGATGGTTGCCGGTTCACTGGCAGGATGTGGCGGCTCCAGCGACAAACCAGAAGCAAGCACAGAAGATGGAAAAGAAACAGCAGAAGAAGGTTCTGCAGCACCGGAATGGGAAGCTTATGATGAATTAATTGCCAACATCAAGAAGGAAACAGACCTTGTAAAACGTGAGGCAATGATGCACGAAGCAGAAGATATGCTTATGGATACATGGGCAGTTGTTCCTTTATACTACTACAACGATGTTTATATGCAGAGTACAGATGTAGAAGGTATTTACTCTAACCTTTTCGGATTTAAGTATTTTGGATTTGCAACAGCTCCAAATAATGAATTATCCTTACAGGTTGCATCTGAACCAAATAAACTTGATCCGGCGTTAAACTCAGCAGTAGACGGCGCTTGTCTGGCACTTCTTTCATTTGCCGGATTATATAAATATGATGAAACAGGAGCTTTAGTTCCGGACTTAGCTGAAAGCCATGAAATGAGCGAAGACGGTCTTACTTATACTTTCACAATGAAAGACGGTTTGAAATGGTCTGACGGTGAAGCTCTTGACGCAACAGACGTTGCATACAGCTGGAACAGACTTGTAGATCCTAATACAGGTGCTGACTATTCTTACTTAGCAGACGGTATTGCTAAGAAAGAAGACGGTACACTTGATATCGCAGCTTCTGAAGACGGAAAAACATTTACAGTAAAACTTGCAGCACCTTGTGCATACTTCCTTGACTTATGTGCATTCCCTGCATTTTACCCAGTTCCACAGCAGAACGTAGAGTCCGCTGAAGGCGCAGCAGATAACCCGGGTGCATGGTGTCTGGAGTCTGGATTTGTAACATCCGGTCCGTTCACATTAAAAGAGTGGAAACACAATGAGTCTATGACTTATGAACCAAACCCAAATTACTATGATGCTGGAAAAGTTTCTTTGAAGAAAATCAACTTTATGTTAAGTGCTGATGATACAGCTGTATTTAACGCATTTAAAGATGGTTCTTTACAGTTTAGTGATACAATTCCAACAGACGAAATGAAAAATGTTGTAAATACACCTGAATTCCACAAAATTGCTACTTTAGGAACATATTACTCAGGATTTAATGTTCAGAGTGAATTATTTGCAGGAAAGACAGCACAGCAGGCAGCAGATATGCGTCATGCATTCTCCTTACTGATTGACCGTCAGTATATTGTAGATACAATCGCTCAGGCTGATCAGACAGTAGCTAACACATTTATTCCGGAAGGTATGTTAGATGGACAGGGTAGCGAATTCAGAGCAAATGATGACGCTTATACTTATCCAGATGCAGAAAACGTTGGTTACTATGATCCAGAAAAAACAGAAGCTAACGTAGAAGAAGCTAGAAAATTATTAGAAGGTGCTGGATATAAATTTGATGATGCAGGTATGTTATCTCCAGAAACACCAATTAATATTACATACCTGACAAATGACTCTGAAGGTAATGTTAAGATTGGTGAAGCTATGCAGCAGGATTTCAATGAAATCGGTATTAACATGACAGTAGAAACACGTGAATGGTCTACATTCCTTGAAGAAAGAAAAGCTGGTAAATTTGACTTTGCTCGTGAAGGTTGGTTAGCAGATTACAATGACCCAATTAACATGCTTGAAATGTGGGAAACAAAATCTGGTAACAATGATATGCAGTTTGGTAGATAA
- a CDS encoding ABC transporter ATP-binding protein, protein MSDNFVPNKEYLVEVNNLKQYFPIKAGFGKTIPLKAVDGVSFAIKPGETLGLVGESGCGKTTVGRSLLHLYKPTSGDIFYNGQRVDEKSIQSMRKDMQMVFQDPYSSLNPRMTVEDIIGEPLDVHKLYTSKGERRDKILHLMELVGLNAEHATRYAHEFSGGQRQRIGIARALATNPKFIICDEAVSALDVSIQAQVINMFEELQDKLGIAYLFIAHDLLVVHHISDRIAVMYLGRVVEIADADELNASPIHPYTQSLLSAVPYPDPKMAKERQRIILEGDVPSPLHMPTGCAFRTRCKYATEQCAKECPTLTDRGNGHQVACWNK, encoded by the coding sequence ATGAGTGATAATTTCGTACCAAATAAAGAGTATCTGGTAGAAGTAAATAATCTGAAACAGTATTTTCCAATCAAAGCAGGGTTTGGTAAAACAATTCCTTTAAAAGCGGTAGACGGCGTATCCTTCGCAATCAAACCGGGAGAAACTCTGGGATTGGTAGGAGAGTCCGGTTGTGGTAAAACAACAGTAGGACGTTCTCTGTTACACTTATATAAACCAACCAGCGGCGATATTTTTTACAATGGTCAGCGTGTAGACGAAAAAAGTATTCAGTCTATGAGAAAGGATATGCAGATGGTTTTTCAGGATCCATATTCTTCCTTAAACCCACGTATGACAGTAGAGGATATTATCGGTGAACCTTTAGACGTACATAAATTATATACTTCTAAGGGAGAAAGACGTGATAAGATTTTACATCTTATGGAATTAGTAGGTCTGAATGCAGAGCATGCAACACGATATGCACATGAGTTTTCCGGCGGTCAGCGTCAGCGTATCGGAATTGCCAGAGCATTGGCTACAAATCCAAAGTTTATTATATGTGATGAGGCGGTCAGCGCTCTTGACGTATCTATTCAGGCACAGGTTATCAACATGTTTGAAGAACTTCAGGATAAGCTGGGAATTGCTTATTTGTTTATCGCCCATGACTTATTGGTTGTACATCATATTTCAGATAGAATTGCAGTTATGTATCTGGGACGTGTGGTTGAAATTGCAGATGCAGATGAATTAAATGCAAGTCCAATTCATCCATATACACAGTCCTTATTAAGCGCAGTACCTTATCCGGATCCAAAGATGGCAAAGGAAAGACAGCGTATTATTCTGGAAGGTGACGTACCAAGTCCTCTGCACATGCCAACAGGCTGTGCGTTCCGTACACGTTGCAAATATGCAACAGAGCAGTGTGCAAAAGAATGTCCGACATTAACTGACAGAGGTAACGGACATCAGGTTGCATGCTGGAATAAATAG
- a CDS encoding ABC transporter ATP-binding protein, protein MSETILSVKNLCTSFTTEKGEVMAVNGVSFNLDKGKILGIVGESGSGKSVTAYSIMQILEKNGSIKQGEVLFKGEDITKFSEKQMRAFRGKCCSIIFQDPMTSLNPVFTIGNQLKEAIELHTERKGKEAEARAVEMLTLVGVNEPEKRIKQYPYELSGGMRQRVMIAMALACEPDILIADEPTTALDVTIQAQILELMQSLQKKLGMAIIMVTHDLGVIADMCDEIIVMYGGRVCERGTAEDIFYRPAHEYTKGLLRSIPNVDRIGEKLVPVPGTPINLLNMPKGCAFCPRCENAMKICLEEQAPEVQMPDGHFASCWLSVKELMENQKGAGSNE, encoded by the coding sequence ATGAGCGAGACAATCCTTTCAGTAAAAAATCTTTGTACTTCCTTTACAACAGAAAAAGGTGAAGTAATGGCCGTAAACGGCGTTTCCTTTAATCTGGATAAAGGGAAAATCCTTGGTATTGTAGGTGAGTCCGGTTCCGGAAAGAGTGTTACTGCATATTCCATTATGCAAATTCTGGAGAAAAACGGAAGCATCAAACAGGGTGAAGTTTTATTTAAAGGTGAAGATATTACAAAATTTTCAGAAAAACAGATGAGGGCGTTCCGTGGAAAATGTTGTTCCATTATTTTCCAGGATCCTATGACTAGCTTAAATCCAGTTTTTACAATTGGAAACCAGTTAAAAGAAGCCATTGAGTTACATACAGAACGCAAAGGAAAAGAAGCAGAAGCCCGTGCAGTGGAAATGCTTACTTTAGTAGGTGTAAACGAACCGGAGAAACGTATCAAACAGTATCCTTATGAGTTATCCGGCGGTATGCGCCAGAGGGTTATGATTGCTATGGCACTGGCATGTGAACCGGATATCCTGATTGCCGATGAACCGACAACAGCGCTTGACGTTACCATTCAGGCTCAGATTTTGGAGCTGATGCAGAGTCTTCAGAAAAAATTAGGTATGGCTATTATCATGGTTACTCATGACTTAGGTGTTATTGCAGATATGTGCGACGAAATCATTGTTATGTACGGCGGTAGAGTTTGTGAACGTGGTACAGCAGAAGATATCTTTTACAGACCGGCGCATGAATATACAAAAGGTCTGCTTCGCTCCATTCCGAATGTTGACCGTATCGGAGAAAAGCTGGTTCCGGTTCCGGGAACACCGATTAACTTATTAAATATGCCAAAAGGCTGTGCTTTCTGTCCCAGATGTGAAAATGCAATGAAAATTTGTCTTGAGGAACAGGCACCGGAAGTACAGATGCCAGACGGACATTTTGCATCTTGCTGGCTCAGCGTAAAAGAACTTATGGAGAACCAGAAAGGAGCCGGAAGTAATGAGTGA
- a CDS encoding ABC transporter permease, with protein MENTNKNLDQMPKKSPFSFQVDLSKFEKATDEEKRQQEVMSESSTFFKDGMRKLMKNPLAVGSVIVLLLIILTIVITPYVVPYKYSQIVTVNGKRDKTAANMAPFQYSDLEKEYMKEGGEVFPHIMGTDEMGRDYFVRVVYGTRISLLVGVFASCIVVLIGVIYGSVSGYFGGKVDLVMMRIVDIIYSLPDMLMIILLSVVLRETLNLDAIPALSKLGTNMISLFIVFGLLYWTSMARMVRGQILTIKQNEYVLAAKVSGAKPGRIIRRHILPNCVSVIIISAALQIPSAIFTESFLSFVGLGVQAPMPSLGSLANAARAGISAYPYKLIFPALMIGLITLSFNLIGDGLRDAFDPKLRR; from the coding sequence ATGGAAAATACAAATAAAAATTTGGATCAGATGCCTAAAAAATCTCCTTTTAGCTTTCAGGTAGACCTGAGTAAATTTGAAAAGGCAACAGATGAAGAAAAAAGACAGCAGGAGGTTATGAGCGAGTCCTCCACATTCTTTAAAGACGGTATGCGTAAGCTGATGAAAAACCCATTGGCAGTAGGAAGTGTTATTGTATTGCTTTTAATTATCCTTACTATTGTAATTACACCATACGTTGTACCGTATAAATATTCACAGATTGTTACCGTAAACGGTAAGCGTGACAAAACAGCGGCAAATATGGCTCCGTTCCAGTATTCTGATTTAGAAAAGGAATATATGAAAGAGGGCGGTGAAGTATTCCCTCATATTATGGGTACTGATGAAATGGGTAGAGATTATTTTGTACGTGTTGTATACGGAACAAGAATTTCCCTGTTGGTAGGTGTATTTGCAAGTTGTATCGTTGTGCTAATCGGTGTTATCTACGGAAGTGTCTCCGGATATTTCGGCGGCAAGGTCGACTTGGTCATGATGCGAATAGTGGATATTATCTATTCCCTGCCGGATATGCTGATGATTATTCTGTTATCCGTAGTGCTTCGTGAAACCTTGAACTTGGATGCAATTCCGGCGCTTAGCAAGCTGGGTACAAATATGATTTCTCTGTTTATTGTATTCGGTCTTTTATACTGGACCAGTATGGCTCGTATGGTAAGAGGTCAGATCCTTACAATTAAACAGAATGAATACGTACTTGCTGCAAAAGTAAGTGGCGCAAAACCGGGAAGAATTATCCGCAGACATATTCTTCCAAACTGTGTCAGCGTTATTATTATTTCCGCAGCATTACAAATTCCTTCCGCTATTTTTACAGAGAGCTTCTTAAGCTTCGTAGGTCTGGGTGTTCAGGCGCCAATGCCTTCTCTTGGTTCTCTGGCAAATGCGGCTCGTGCAGGTATTTCAGCGTATCCTTATAAACTGATTTTCCCGGCACTGATGATTGGTCTTATCACTCTTTCCTTTAACCTGATTGGTGACGGTCTGCGTGATGCGTTCGATCCAAAATTAAGGAGGTAA
- a CDS encoding ABC transporter permease — protein MAKYVVKRILLAIATIFIVCVITFFAMNAIPGGPFDGEKATTPEVKAALEKRYNLDKPVPEQFVIYMGNVFQGDFGISTKTGRDIGETIFTSFKVSAKLGAMAVVTAIIFGLVLGSIAALTRNKLPDRLIIFFSTLFTSLPSFVLGSLLLLVFSIKLKWVPVWSPDNQNYILPVIALAAYPMAYITRLTKTSMLDAMGQDYVRTARAKGVAQWKVIFKHTLRNALIPVVTYVGPMTAAILTGSLVVEKIFTIGGLGAKFVDSIINRDYPLIMGVTIFLAVLMVTMNLITDIVYKLIDPRIKLD, from the coding sequence ATGGCAAAATATGTTGTTAAACGAATTTTACTTGCAATCGCAACAATCTTTATTGTATGCGTAATCACATTTTTTGCAATGAATGCAATTCCGGGTGGACCGTTTGATGGTGAAAAAGCAACGACACCAGAAGTAAAAGCGGCATTAGAAAAGAGATATAACCTTGACAAACCGGTTCCGGAACAGTTTGTAATTTATATGGGAAATGTTTTCCAGGGTGATTTTGGTATCTCTACAAAAACAGGACGTGATATTGGAGAAACAATTTTCACATCTTTTAAGGTTTCAGCGAAGCTGGGAGCTATGGCAGTAGTAACAGCAATTATCTTCGGATTGGTTTTAGGAAGTATTGCTGCGCTTACCAGAAATAAACTTCCTGACAGATTGATTATTTTCTTCTCCACATTGTTTACATCGCTTCCCAGCTTTGTACTCGGTTCCCTCCTGCTTTTGGTATTTTCCATCAAGCTGAAATGGGTTCCTGTATGGAGTCCTGATAATCAGAATTATATTCTTCCGGTAATTGCATTGGCAGCTTACCCTATGGCTTATATCACACGTCTTACAAAGACAAGTATGCTGGATGCAATGGGACAGGACTATGTGCGTACAGCCAGAGCAAAAGGTGTTGCACAGTGGAAGGTGATTTTCAAACATACATTGAGAAATGCTCTTATTCCGGTTGTTACATACGTAGGTCCGATGACAGCAGCAATTCTTACAGGTAGCTTGGTTGTAGAAAAAATCTTTACAATCGGCGGACTTGGCGCAAAATTTGTTGATAGTATTATCAACCGAGATTACCCGCTTATTATGGGTGTAACTATTTTCCTTGCAGTATTGATGGTTACAATGAACTTGATTACAGATATTGTATATAAACTCATTGATCCAAGAATTAAATTAGATTAG